DNA from Sphingomonas sp.:
CCGCTGGTGGTGCTGGGAGCATTGCTGGGGCTGGTGAGCTACTGCGTGGACCCCTTTGCTGGGGATCGGCAGCGTGCCCCCTGGCCGCTCGTTGCTCTGGCGTTCAGCGCGGCACTGCTGGCGCTGCCCTCGGCGCCGCTGGCCAATCGGCTGGGGGACAGCCATCCCATCAATGCACCGGCCTGGACGCTGCTCCAGGAATATATCGCCAACCTCACCTATGCGCTGGTGTTGCGGCACCTCGACGTGCGACCGCTGATTGGACTGACGATCCTCGCGGGCATCGCCTCGGCTGCGATGGCGCTGACGCTCGGCTCCTACGACACCGGCTGGGCGCTTTACAATTTCTGGGGCGGGCTGGTGCGGCTGGCCTATCCCTTCCTCGCCGGTCTGTTGCTGTTCCGGCTTCGGGATCGGCTGCCGCAGATACGGCTGGGCTTCCTGTCGCTCAGCGTGCTGCTGCTGCTGGCGTTCGGCGCACCGGTGCTGCCCCAGTTCTGGGGCGTGAAGTTGAATGGACTGTACCAGGCTGCATGCGTGCTGCTGCTTTTCCCGGCGATCCTCGTCGCAGGTCGGCATTCGTCAGGTAGTCCGCTGACCTTGCGGCTCTGCAAGGCGGCGGGGCGGATTTCCTACCCGCTCTACATCACCCATTATCCGTTCGTGTACGTTTACATGAACTGGGTGGCGACGGCGCCGGCATCCTCGGGAATGACCGCCGCTGTCGCGATCCTGCTGTATCTGCTCACGCTCCTGGTTGCCGTCGCTGCCCTGCAGCTATGGGACAGGCCCATTCGGCGGCGGCTGCAAGCCGTGCTCCATCGAACTTGATCAAGATAACTGCCCCTCCGGTCGCCGCCATCCTCGGCGATTCTGCCACTCCCGAGAGGGAGAGCGCCTTCGATCTTCGCTCCGTCACCGAGAGCATAGGCTCGAAACTCAAAGGATTGGCGGGCAACACTGATGCGGCTGCCCAAAGGCGGTCGAGCCCTGCGAGAAAGCCTCGCATGTTGCCCAGCCTCACGATTCCCAGAGCGTGATCAGCTATGTCCGGCCAATGCTTACTGATGCGTGCTCAAAGCCATCTGAGCAATAAGGATGCGTGGCTGCATTCGACCAGATATTGCCATCCACGTGTATCCGTCCGAAAGTCCGGATCTGACGGAAGCCGCCGATCGAGCGACGCCAATTGCGGGACATGAAGCACAGGCGTCACTATTCAAGCGACTCCGCCCGCTGCCCGGAACCGGCCCGCCGTGGGAGGTGCGACAATCCTGTTCTTCCACCTCCGACGCGCCAATTCGGGAAAAAAATCGAGAACAGGACTCAAGAAGCCAAACCTGCCTTCCGGATGCCAGCCTGGACAGGCTCCTTCTGCCCGCAAGAGGTTCTCAATTGGGAACGACGCCCTCATTCCGAAGCGAAGGTCGCCCGGATATCGTCCACCAGCGCTGCGGGATTTTCCATCGCAGCGAAGTGGCCGCCGCGCTCGGGCTGATTGTAGTGCCGCAGGTCGGCGAACCTCTTCTCCGCCCAGCGGCGCGAGAGCCGCAGCGCCTCGCCGGGGAACATGCTGACGCCCGCCGGCAGCAGAACCGGATCGCCGGGCATACCGCCCTGCGCCCGTGCATTGTCCCAGTAGAACCGCGCCGAACTCGCTCCGGCATTGGGCAGCCAGTAGAGCATGATGTCGTCAATCATATGGTCGAGGGGGATCACCCGCGTCGGCTCTCCCCCGCTATCGCTCACGTCCTGGAAAAGGGCATACATCCAGGCTGCGAGCCCAACCGGGGAGTCCGCCAGTGCGAAGCCGACCGATTGCGGCCGGGTGTTTTGGAGCTTCATGTAGCCGGATTGCTCGGCCTCGTACCGTGCCATGGCAGCGAGCATCGCCTGCTCCTCCAGGGACGCCTCCGCCACTTCCTGATCGGTAGGCCGGAACAGGACCATGTTGAGGTGGATGCCGGAAAGCCCGGGCGCGCGCATATGCGCCAGCGCCGACACGACGGCCGCGCCCCAATCCCCGCCCTGCGCGAACCAGTGCGCGACATATCCGAGCCGCCGCATCAGCTCGGCATAGGTGCCGGCGACGCGGCCGACGTTCCAGCCCGGCTCGGTCGGCTTGTCCGAAAAGCCGAACCCCGGCAGTGACGGGATGACCAGGTGGAACGCCTGCGGCGCATCACCGCCATGCGCCACCGGATCGGTCAGCGGCGCGATCATCTCGCGAAACTCGAGGATCGATCCCGGCCAGCCATGGGCCAGCAGCAACGGCACCGCGTCGGGCTCGGGCGAGCGGATATGGAGGAAGTGGATCCCCATTCCGTCGATGACGGTACGGCTGCTTCCCGAGGCATTGATTAGCGCCTCGGCAATGCGCCAGTCATACCCGTTCTGCCAGCGGTCCACGAGGGACCGGATCGCGGGAAGCGTCGGCCCCTGGCTGCCGTCGGTGACGGTGCCGGCATCGGGCCAGCGGGTGCGGGCCAACCGGTCGGCGAGGTCGGCTAGCTCGATATCCGCGACCCGGATCGGAAACGGGGTGATGGCGTCGGTCATGGCGGGCTTGTCCTTTCGGCGGGGTGAGAGGCTCAAAGGGTGGGGGCGAGGACATCCGCGGCGCGTGACCAGTGGCGCTTGCCGTAGCGGGCATTGTCGAGGTCGTGCAGCTTGCCGCGGCCGGTCGACATGTCGCGGAGATATTGCATCCCTTGCCACACGGGGAACGGTGCGTCGGTATCTGGGGTCAGCGCCCGCACGACCGCGATGATGGCGCTCAGGCGCCCGATGCCACCGGCACGCAGCAGCTTCCACGGCCGGTCATCCATCCCGGTCAGCAGCGCGGCGAGGCCACGCGGGCTGATCTGGTCGCCGGCGATCCGCAGATAGCGAGGTGCCGCTGGGTCCATCGCCGCGTCCGCGGTGAACGCCGCCACGTCGTCCTTGGTCGTGAAGTCGAACAACTGGTCGGCGTTCCCCCAATAGAGCACGCGGCGTAGCTTGTGCAGGACGATCGGCGCTTCGCCTTCCAGCAGATCCGCGAACGGCCCGTTCAGGATCGACGTGGCGCGGATCGGGGCGGCGTCGACCCGCGCTGCGAAGGTGCGACGCAGGTCCATGTTGCGGTTATCGCCGGGGCGCGTCGCCCGATAATCCAGGCTGAAGTCCGACGGAATGAAATGCGGCGTCCGCGCCGCGACGGCGGCATCGAGGAGCCGCCCTTGGACCCCCAGGATCACCGGCGCCGTGCCGTTGAGCGCCGAGACTACCGACACCGCGCCGGTGACGGCGCCGGTCAGCGCCGCGTCGTCATTGTGATCGACCGCTACTTGGTGGACCTGGTCCAGGTTCAGCTTGTCGACCGGACGCCGCACCAGCGCCCGCACGGACGCCCCCTTCGCGGTCAGCGCCGTGACGATCCGAAACCCAAGGTCACCTGCGGCCCCTGCGACGACCACCACCGGCCTGGTCTGCCCATCGTCCATCGCCTCGCACCTCCTGCTGTGTGATGCGATCGCAGATACCTGTTGCGCTTCGGCGTGATTAGGCCGAGCGATCGCGACAGGGTGTTGCGGAAAGTGGAACGACCATGGAATTGTCCGACCTGCGCGCCTTCGCGCGCATTGCCGACCTGATGAGCGTGTCGGCTGCGGCCCGCGCCCTCGGCTTGCCGAAGTCGGGGGTCAGCCGAGCGCTTGCCAGGCTGGAGCGGGATGTCGGGGTGCTCCTGGTCGATCGCTCGACGCGGCACTTGCGGCTGACCGACGCCGGCGCGCATTTCCGCCCGCACGCCCTGCGCATCCTGGCCGATGTCGACGAGGCGGGCGCTGCGCTCGATGGCCTGGGTGCCGTCCCCGCCGGTTCGCTCACGATCAGTCTGCCGTTCACGATCGCGACGGCGCTGGTCGCGCCGATGCTGCCGGCGTTCATGGCGCGTTATCCGCAGGTCCGGATTGTGCTGGCTGTCGAGAACCGATTCATAGACATGCCGGCTGATCCCGTCGACCTGATGATCCGGGTGGGGCCGCTGGTGGACAGCGACCTGATCGCGCGTCGGCTGCTGGTA
Protein-coding regions in this window:
- a CDS encoding NmrA family NAD(P)-binding protein, with the translated sequence MDDGQTRPVVVVAGAAGDLGFRIVTALTAKGASVRALVRRPVDKLNLDQVHQVAVDHNDDAALTGAVTGAVSVVSALNGTAPVILGVQGRLLDAAVAARTPHFIPSDFSLDYRATRPGDNRNMDLRRTFAARVDAAPIRATSILNGPFADLLEGEAPIVLHKLRRVLYWGNADQLFDFTTKDDVAAFTADAAMDPAAPRYLRIAGDQISPRGLAALLTGMDDRPWKLLRAGGIGRLSAIIAVVRALTPDTDAPFPVWQGMQYLRDMSTGRGKLHDLDNARYGKRHWSRAADVLAPTL
- a CDS encoding acyltransferase; translation: MTEPAPDRTTDGKLHFEVLDGLRGTAALLVVAFHIQGITVLFEANRLLLPHAYLAVDFFFALSGFVVGYAYDDRWGRMKVREFLARRLVRLHPLVVLGALLGLVSYCVDPFAGDRQRAPWPLVALAFSAALLALPSAPLANRLGDSHPINAPAWTLLQEYIANLTYALVLRHLDVRPLIGLTILAGIASAAMALTLGSYDTGWALYNFWGGLVRLAYPFLAGLLLFRLRDRLPQIRLGFLSLSVLLLLAFGAPVLPQFWGVKLNGLYQAACVLLLFPAILVAGRHSSGSPLTLRLCKAAGRISYPLYITHYPFVYVYMNWVATAPASSGMTAAVAILLYLLTLLVAVAALQLWDRPIRRRLQAVLHRT
- a CDS encoding epoxide hydrolase; the encoded protein is MTDAITPFPIRVADIELADLADRLARTRWPDAGTVTDGSQGPTLPAIRSLVDRWQNGYDWRIAEALINASGSSRTVIDGMGIHFLHIRSPEPDAVPLLLAHGWPGSILEFREMIAPLTDPVAHGGDAPQAFHLVIPSLPGFGFSDKPTEPGWNVGRVAGTYAELMRRLGYVAHWFAQGGDWGAAVVSALAHMRAPGLSGIHLNMVLFRPTDQEVAEASLEEQAMLAAMARYEAEQSGYMKLQNTRPQSVGFALADSPVGLAAWMYALFQDVSDSGGEPTRVIPLDHMIDDIMLYWLPNAGASSARFYWDNARAQGGMPGDPVLLPAGVSMFPGEALRLSRRWAEKRFADLRHYNQPERGGHFAAMENPAALVDDIRATFASE
- a CDS encoding LysR family transcriptional regulator, whose amino-acid sequence is MELSDLRAFARIADLMSVSAAARALGLPKSGVSRALARLERDVGVLLVDRSTRHLRLTDAGAHFRPHALRILADVDEAGAALDGLGAVPAGSLTISLPFTIATALVAPMLPAFMARYPQVRIVLAVENRFIDMPADPVDLMIRVGPLVDSDLIARRLLVSETWLCVSPDYLAARGTPLRAADLSDHHLIGYHDRATVYLDGPADDAGRIELAPAIAISDAAALLPVVLAGAGIAPLPDFLARSLVADGRLVRLRPTIAREHSVIHAVYPSHRSLSAKVRVFIDALAASVSHLELGE